A region of Sphingomonas crusticola DNA encodes the following proteins:
- a CDS encoding L-lactate dehydrogenase, with translation MTPASIEDFRELARRRLPRFLFDYIDGGSYAEDTLRANEADLRQLKLRQRVMRDVSEISPGTTMLGQEAAFPVALAPIGLAGLYARRGEVQAARAAEAAGIPFILSSSSCCAIEEVGRGVTKPVMLQLYMIKDRGFMAELLARTAAAGVETLILTVDLIVHSPRRRDLRTGLTGQQGLAARMTRAVEIARHPAWAWDVGLWGRPHTLGNFAPCMPDGAGLAEFTAWVGRNFDASITWADLDWLRQHWHGRLAIKGILDPDDARDAITAGAGTIIVSNHGGRQLDGAPSSIAALPAVVEAVAGRADVLMDGGIRSGVDILRALALGARGILLGRAWAFALGAQGGAGVTRMLELMRHELAVAMALTGQRDVRTVSRDILVDG, from the coding sequence ATGACCCCCGCCTCGATCGAAGACTTTCGCGAACTCGCCCGCCGCCGGCTGCCGCGCTTCCTGTTCGATTATATCGACGGCGGCTCCTATGCCGAGGATACGCTGCGCGCCAACGAGGCCGACCTCAGGCAGCTCAAGCTGCGCCAGCGCGTGATGCGCGACGTGTCCGAAATTTCGCCCGGCACGACCATGCTGGGGCAGGAAGCGGCCTTTCCGGTCGCGCTCGCCCCGATCGGGCTCGCCGGCCTCTATGCGCGCCGGGGCGAGGTCCAGGCGGCGCGCGCGGCCGAAGCGGCGGGCATCCCCTTCATCCTCTCCTCCTCGTCCTGTTGCGCGATCGAGGAGGTGGGGCGCGGCGTCACCAAACCGGTCATGCTCCAGCTCTACATGATCAAGGATCGCGGCTTCATGGCCGAGCTGCTCGCGCGCACCGCCGCGGCGGGGGTCGAGACCTTGATCCTCACCGTCGACCTGATCGTCCATTCGCCGCGCCGCCGCGACCTGCGCACCGGCCTGACCGGGCAGCAGGGGCTTGCCGCCCGGATGACGCGCGCGGTCGAGATAGCGCGCCACCCCGCCTGGGCGTGGGACGTGGGCCTTTGGGGCCGCCCGCATACGCTCGGCAATTTCGCGCCCTGCATGCCGGACGGCGCCGGTCTCGCTGAGTTCACCGCCTGGGTCGGGCGCAATTTCGATGCCTCGATCACATGGGCCGATCTCGATTGGCTGCGGCAGCATTGGCATGGGCGCCTGGCGATCAAGGGCATTCTCGATCCCGACGATGCGCGCGATGCGATCACGGCGGGCGCCGGGACGATCATCGTCTCCAACCATGGCGGCCGCCAGCTCGACGGCGCGCCGTCGTCGATCGCGGCCCTGCCGGCGGTGGTGGAGGCGGTCGCCGGCCGCGCCGACGTGCTGATGGACGGCGGCATTCGCTCCGGGGTCGACATCCTGCGCGCGCTCGCGCTCGGCGCGCGCGGCATATTGCTCGGGCGGGCCTGGGCTTTCGCCCTCGGCGCGCAGGGCGGCGCCGGCGTGACGCGCATGCTCGAACTGATGCGTCATGAATTGGCGGTGGCGATGGCGCTGACCGGTCAGCGCGACGTTCGTACCGTCAGCCGCGACATTCTCGTCGACGGCTGA
- a CDS encoding SDR family NAD(P)-dependent oxidoreductase has protein sequence MDLKLAGKSAIVTGSTAGIGLAIAARLAAEGVAVTITGRNQDKLDAAAREIAAFADGAGTVRAILADVATAAGAETLIAAVPDADILVNNLGIYEAKAFTDISDADWHHLFEVNVVSGARLARHYFPRMLARNWGRIIFISSESSLVIPQEMIHYGTTKTAQLAIARGLAAQTVGTGVTVNSVMPGPTRSEGIVDFVKSVLPEAQSDEEAEKLFFEKMRPLSLIRRFIEADEIGAMVAFLASPLAAATNGAAIRAEGGIVPTIA, from the coding sequence ATGGATCTGAAACTCGCCGGCAAAAGCGCGATCGTCACCGGATCGACCGCGGGCATCGGCCTCGCCATCGCTGCGCGGCTCGCCGCCGAAGGCGTCGCGGTCACGATCACCGGCCGCAACCAGGACAAGCTCGATGCCGCCGCGCGCGAGATCGCCGCATTCGCCGACGGCGCCGGCACGGTCCGCGCCATCCTCGCCGATGTCGCCACCGCCGCGGGCGCCGAAACCTTGATCGCGGCGGTTCCGGACGCGGACATCCTGGTCAACAATCTCGGCATCTACGAAGCCAAGGCCTTCACCGACATCAGCGACGCCGACTGGCATCATCTGTTCGAGGTCAACGTCGTCTCCGGCGCGCGGCTCGCGCGCCATTATTTCCCCCGGATGCTCGCCCGCAATTGGGGTCGCATCATCTTCATCTCGTCCGAAAGCAGCCTCGTCATCCCGCAGGAGATGATCCACTACGGCACCACCAAGACCGCGCAGCTCGCCATCGCCCGCGGCCTCGCCGCGCAGACCGTCGGCACCGGCGTCACCGTCAATTCGGTCATGCCCGGCCCGACCCGCTCCGAAGGCATCGTCGATTTCGTGAAGAGCGTGCTGCCCGAAGCGCAGTCGGATGAGGAGGCGGAGAAATTGTTCTTCGAGAAAATGCGCCCGCTCTCGCTGATCCGCCGCTTCATCGAAGCGGACGAGATCGGCGCGATGGTCGCCTTCCTCGCCAGCCCGCTTGCGGCGGCCACCAACGGGGCCGCCATTCGGGCGGAGGGTGGGATCGTGCCGACTATCGCTTGA
- a CDS encoding DUF5996 family protein: protein MTHGWPDLSSLDLAPTIEALHLWSQVVGKVRLRMTPWENHAWHVPLYLSARGLTTGLIPADGRSFTIEFDFIASRLELRASDGAHADVALRAQSVRDFHEATMAALAEIGIAVRIDRMPSEIPDAVPFHKDTRPRAYDPDVAATYWRALVEIGRVFQIFRTRFVGKCSPIHLFWGAFDLAVTRFSGRAAPPHPGGAPNMPDAVAREAYCREVSSAGFWPGLEIAAGPSFYSYAYPAPAGFAQAPVRPSAATFDAALGEFLLPYAAVIASGDPDAALLEFLESTYEAAANLAGWDRAHLERSSGPLGHPPLGS, encoded by the coding sequence GTGACCCACGGTTGGCCCGATCTGTCATCGCTCGATCTCGCGCCGACGATCGAGGCGCTGCATCTCTGGTCGCAGGTGGTGGGCAAGGTCCGCCTGAGGATGACGCCGTGGGAAAATCACGCCTGGCATGTGCCGCTCTATCTGTCGGCGCGCGGGCTGACGACCGGGCTCATCCCCGCCGACGGGCGTTCGTTCACGATCGAATTCGATTTCATCGCCAGCCGGCTGGAGCTGCGGGCGAGCGATGGCGCGCATGCCGACGTGGCGTTGCGGGCGCAAAGCGTGCGCGACTTTCACGAAGCGACCATGGCCGCGCTGGCGGAGATCGGCATCGCCGTGCGGATCGACCGCATGCCGTCCGAGATTCCCGATGCGGTGCCGTTTCACAAGGACACGAGGCCGCGCGCCTATGATCCGGACGTGGCGGCAACCTATTGGCGCGCGTTGGTGGAGATCGGACGTGTGTTCCAGATTTTCCGGACGCGGTTCGTGGGCAAATGCAGCCCGATCCATTTATTCTGGGGCGCGTTCGATCTCGCGGTCACGCGCTTTTCGGGGCGCGCGGCGCCGCCGCATCCCGGCGGCGCGCCCAACATGCCCGACGCGGTCGCGCGCGAAGCCTATTGCCGGGAGGTGTCGAGCGCCGGCTTCTGGCCGGGCCTGGAGATCGCCGCCGGCCCCAGCTTCTACAGCTACGCCTATCCGGCCCCGGCGGGCTTCGCGCAGGCGCCGGTCCGGCCATCCGCCGCGACGTTCGATGCGGCCCTGGGTGAATTTTTGCTGCCTTATGCGGCGGTGATCGCCAGCGGCGATCCGGACGCGGCGCTACTGGAGTTTCTGGAAAGCACCTACGAAGCCGCCGCCAATCTTGCCGGCTGGGATCGCGCGCACCTTGAGCGATCGTCCGGACCGCTCGGCCACCCGCCGCTGGGGAGCTAA
- a CDS encoding PadR family transcriptional regulator — protein MLILLEALAARAQQWHHGYELMKETGLLSGTLYPLLMRMADQGLIEAEWREPAQLGRPARHAYRLTSAGIALAQATADKCVATPAKLALA, from the coding sequence ATGCTCATCCTCCTCGAGGCGCTGGCCGCGCGCGCGCAGCAATGGCATCATGGCTACGAGCTGATGAAAGAGACGGGGCTGCTGTCGGGCACGCTCTATCCGCTGCTGATGCGTATGGCCGACCAGGGGCTGATCGAAGCCGAATGGCGCGAACCGGCGCAGCTCGGCCGGCCCGCACGCCATGCTTATCGGCTCACGTCAGCGGGGATCGCCCTGGCGCAGGCGACGGCCGATAAATGCGTCGCGACACCCGCCAAGCTTGCCTTAGCATGA
- a CDS encoding glycoside hydrolase family 172 protein — MRSSCAALIALVALCASPVRAQDSREAWYRAQPGTVTRWASPENPTAQKGAGGVENAGAKGRAYQTIPAGQALVLADVAGAGIIDRIWMTIDDRSPEMLRALRLDIYWDGASTPAVSVPLGDFFGAGAGALVPMDSALIASPEGRSFISYIPMPFRKRARMVVTNESARELAMLFYDVDMRKMGSVPADALYFHAHWSRTRATTPGVAFPILPPVKGHGRFLGSIVTVFADPRYGRSWFGEGEAKVYIDGDGATPTLVGTGTEDYIGTAWGQGAFVGRFQGSPVADEPHGRWTFYRFHVPDPILFDRDIRVDLQQIGGAPKADVIRMQGAGVPLRPITVDPGRRSDFRQLIAKPVDLTDPSVPDGWTNYYRSDDVSAVAYFYLDRPADGLPSLANVADRTAALRPPASDDKNPEAARK; from the coding sequence ATGCGGTCAAGCTGCGCTGCCCTGATCGCCTTGGTCGCTTTGTGCGCTTCGCCGGTCCGCGCGCAAGATTCGCGCGAAGCCTGGTATCGCGCGCAGCCGGGAACCGTCACGCGCTGGGCCAGCCCGGAAAACCCAACCGCGCAGAAGGGCGCCGGCGGGGTCGAGAATGCGGGTGCGAAGGGGCGTGCATACCAAACCATCCCTGCGGGCCAGGCGCTCGTGCTGGCGGATGTCGCGGGCGCCGGCATAATCGATCGTATCTGGATGACGATCGACGACCGGTCTCCCGAAATGCTGCGCGCGTTGCGGCTCGACATCTATTGGGACGGCGCCAGCACGCCCGCTGTATCGGTACCGCTTGGCGATTTCTTCGGCGCCGGCGCCGGCGCGCTTGTGCCGATGGATAGCGCGCTCATTGCGAGCCCGGAGGGCAGGTCCTTTATTTCCTATATCCCGATGCCGTTCCGCAAGCGCGCCCGCATGGTGGTGACCAACGAATCCGCCAGGGAATTGGCGATGCTCTTCTATGATGTCGACATGCGCAAAATGGGCAGCGTGCCGGCGGACGCGCTGTATTTTCACGCCCATTGGAGCCGCACTCGCGCAACCACGCCCGGCGTGGCGTTCCCGATATTGCCGCCGGTCAAAGGTCATGGCCGGTTCCTCGGCAGCATCGTGACCGTATTTGCGGACCCGCGCTATGGCAGGAGCTGGTTCGGCGAGGGAGAAGCCAAGGTCTATATCGATGGCGACGGTGCTACGCCGACATTGGTCGGAACCGGGACCGAGGATTATATCGGCACGGCCTGGGGACAAGGTGCTTTTGTTGGCCGTTTCCAGGGCTCGCCGGTCGCGGATGAGCCGCATGGCCGCTGGACCTTCTATCGTTTTCACGTGCCCGATCCGATCCTGTTCGATCGCGATATTCGGGTCGACCTTCAGCAGATCGGCGGCGCACCGAAGGCGGACGTCATCCGCATGCAGGGCGCCGGCGTGCCCCTGCGACCCATTACGGTCGATCCGGGTCGGCGATCGGATTTTCGGCAGCTGATCGCCAAGCCGGTTGATCTGACGGATCCCAGCGTGCCCGACGGGTGGACGAATTATTATCGCAGCGACGACGTGTCGGCCGTCGCCTATTTCTACCTCGATCGACCCGCAGACGGCCTGCCATCGCTGGCAAACGTCGCGGATCGGACGGCGGCGCTGCGTCCCCCCGCATCCGACGACAAGAACCCCGAAGCGGCCAGAAAATAA
- a CDS encoding ABC transporter ATP-binding protein: protein MLELTAVTHIYANGTRALDDVTLSIPKGMYGLLGPNGAGKSTLMRSLATLQTPTSGSIRFGELDVIANPEKLRERLGYLPQDFGVYPRVSAYDMLDHMAVLKGIASAPERKETVETLLNQTNLWNVRKKAIAGFSGGMRQRFGIAQALIGNPDLIIVDEPTAGLDPEERNRFLNLLAEIGDRVVVILSTHIVEDVSDLCPRMAVLAAGRIQLEGAPLELIRQSRGTVWAKTIERDQLDEYRQRYELISTRLFAGRTIVHILSPSDPGEGFEAVDGGLEDVYFSTLARTRRAPVAEAA from the coding sequence GTGCTCGAACTCACCGCCGTCACCCATATCTATGCCAACGGAACGCGCGCGCTCGACGACGTGACGCTCAGCATCCCGAAGGGCATGTACGGCCTGCTGGGACCGAATGGTGCGGGCAAGTCGACGCTGATGCGCTCGCTCGCGACATTGCAGACGCCGACCAGCGGCAGCATCCGCTTCGGCGAGCTCGACGTCATCGCCAACCCTGAGAAATTGCGGGAGCGGCTCGGCTACCTGCCGCAGGATTTCGGCGTCTATCCGCGCGTGTCAGCCTATGACATGCTCGATCATATGGCGGTGCTCAAGGGCATCGCCTCGGCCCCCGAACGCAAGGAAACGGTCGAGACCCTGCTCAACCAGACCAATTTGTGGAATGTGCGGAAGAAGGCGATCGCCGGCTTTTCGGGCGGCATGCGGCAGCGCTTCGGCATCGCCCAGGCGCTGATCGGCAATCCCGATCTGATCATCGTCGACGAGCCGACCGCAGGGCTCGACCCCGAAGAGCGCAACCGCTTCCTCAACCTGCTCGCCGAGATCGGCGACCGCGTCGTCGTGATCCTGTCGACCCACATCGTCGAGGACGTGTCGGACCTGTGCCCGCGCATGGCGGTGCTCGCCGCCGGCAGGATCCAGCTGGAAGGCGCGCCGCTGGAACTGATCCGGCAATCGCGCGGCACGGTGTGGGCCAAGACGATCGAGCGCGACCAGCTGGACGAATATCGCCAGCGCTACGAACTGATCTCGACCCGATTGTTCGCGGGCCGCACGATCGTCCACATATTGTCTCCCTCCGATCCCGGCGAGGGTTTCGAGGCGGTCGATGGCGGGCTGGAGGACGTCTATTTCTCCACGCTCGCGCGCACGCGCCGCGCGCCCGTCGCCGAAGCGGCGTGA
- a CDS encoding PD40 domain-containing protein, which produces MRIDLFKMSLGVAAALLAAGAAPAQPPLDFSVKHPDSGPTRGLPPGSSQISYFGERAAFSPDGRKIAFVGDYDAFEYDRSTGLTRNLTAHIAHKTILRVQYLADGNFIISGFRSLGKLQFATRDETRKVRATDTDLFFLGKRPGAPLLPLDAQLHEGFALSRTANKIAWAENVPHDMTQTVDGHAWANMYVADVRVAPDGLHASLANRKLVKAMDIADCYWEPQDFRNGDSEILAPCYMTNRTALRGDKGAPALLGEKIVGVNVATGKVVTYYTKTDMYAEIEGTAPDGKWALIECGPRLAGPLDLCRFDFAKGPDQILSRVTFGQDYGPYKISNPVVSRDGKWAAAQLATLADDAGTGNGIVLIKLPPS; this is translated from the coding sequence ATGCGCATCGATCTTTTCAAAATGAGCCTTGGTGTCGCGGCCGCTTTGCTCGCGGCGGGTGCCGCGCCGGCCCAGCCGCCGCTCGATTTCTCCGTGAAGCATCCCGATTCCGGTCCGACCCGGGGGCTCCCGCCCGGCTCCAGCCAGATCTCCTATTTCGGCGAGCGCGCGGCCTTTTCGCCCGACGGCCGCAAGATCGCCTTCGTCGGCGATTACGACGCTTTCGAATATGATCGGAGCACCGGGCTGACGCGCAACCTCACCGCGCATATCGCGCACAAGACCATCCTGCGCGTCCAGTATCTCGCCGACGGCAACTTCATCATTTCGGGCTTCCGCAGCCTCGGCAAACTGCAATTCGCCACGCGCGACGAAACCCGCAAGGTGCGCGCGACCGACACCGATCTGTTCTTCCTCGGCAAGAGGCCCGGCGCGCCGCTGCTGCCGCTGGACGCGCAGCTGCACGAGGGCTTCGCCTTGTCGCGCACCGCCAACAAGATCGCCTGGGCGGAAAACGTGCCGCACGACATGACGCAGACGGTCGACGGCCACGCCTGGGCGAACATGTACGTCGCCGACGTGCGGGTTGCGCCGGACGGGCTCCATGCCAGCCTCGCCAATCGCAAGCTGGTCAAGGCGATGGATATCGCGGACTGCTATTGGGAGCCGCAGGATTTCCGCAACGGCGACAGCGAGATCCTCGCCCCCTGCTACATGACGAACCGCACCGCGCTGCGGGGCGACAAGGGCGCCCCCGCGCTCCTCGGCGAGAAGATCGTCGGCGTGAACGTCGCGACCGGGAAGGTCGTCACATATTATACCAAGACCGACATGTATGCCGAGATCGAAGGCACCGCGCCCGACGGCAAATGGGCGCTGATCGAATGCGGGCCGCGGCTCGCCGGTCCGCTCGATCTCTGCCGCTTCGACTTCGCCAAAGGCCCGGACCAGATTCTGTCGCGCGTAACCTTCGGGCAGGATTACGGACCCTATAAAATCTCCAATCCCGTCGTCAGCCGCGACGGCAAATGGGCCGCCGCCCAGCTCGCGACCCTGGCTGATGATGCCGGAACGGGCAACGGCATCGTGCTCATCAAATTGCCGCCTTCATAG
- a CDS encoding ABC transporter permease/M1 family aminopeptidase, with amino-acid sequence MFGKIASFELRYQLRNPVFWVVAILFFLLTFGSVTVEQIQIGGGGNIHKNAPVAIAMTHLILSIFFMFVTTAFVANVIVRDDESGFGPMVRSTRVSRFDYLFARFLGAFLAAAIAFATVPLAMWLGSLMPWIDGETLGANRWHDYLYAYFVLALPNLFLTAAIFFAVATMTRSMMYSYLAVVVFLVLYVVLNTVIRAKPELRDLSGYIEPFGIGVFSNVTRYWTASESNASTPAISGALLLNRAIWFAVGLAALALAYSRFRFSERGASKRAIRRQARRETKLAATQPLLVTQLPAARPSAAAWSQLWARCRFEMRLVFRSPAFFVLLLVGLFNAVGAMLYANEIYGTPARPLAFALIGDLAGSFSIIPIIIAIYYAGELVWRDRERKMHEIIDATALPNWAYMVPKTLAVTGVLFATLLISVVAAIIVQVGRGQTDIALGQYIGWYLLPQTVDMAILAILAVFIQALSPNKYVGWGIMVVYLVGTITLQNIGLGYPLYNYDSTGSAQLSDMNGDQIGGALGWWLRLYWGAFAVMLAVLAHLLWRRGTETRLRPRLAQLPRRLVSPSGAILAAALVVTVATGAFLYHNMNVLNVYRTREDSDKRLAHYEKKYLKYEKLLQPSLTDISMKVALYPAERRAETQGTYRFVNDTGAPLKVLHVRLPSEQTRIVAIDIPGARLAMNDADFKYRIYRFDTPLAPGATGTVSFRTERWQRGIPASNDDTRLVANGTFLDNSEIAPQIGMTRDGLLSDRVKRRKYGLPGELRKAKLEDVSAQRRNYVGDADWVRSDIIVSTDAGQVPIAPGRKVSDITRGARRTAHFVSGAPILAFFSVQSAAYAEKSEMADGVKLTVYYDPKHSFNVDRMLAAMKVSLAYYRAHFGPYQFDYARIIEFPGYASFAQAFAGTIPYSEKIGFIADTHDPEKIDYVTYVTAHELGHQYWAHQIISADMQGGTILVETMAQYSALMVMKHLYGEDKIRRFLKYELDNYLRSRGSERIEELPLDRVEDQGYIHYRKGAVVMYLLQDRLGEDRVNHMLAQLLDKYRFKSQPYPRSLDLVNGFLSLARTAGERQLVLDLLDRITVYDLKAKTATVRKLADGNFETAISIDAAKYYANGTGVEKQAPLADQIDIGLFDRRPGLGAFAAKDVISMEREPVRSGQQLIRVISKRKPAFAGVDPYNKYIDRNSDDNVVAVAG; translated from the coding sequence ATGTTCGGCAAGATTGCCAGCTTCGAGCTGCGCTACCAGCTGCGCAACCCGGTCTTCTGGGTGGTCGCCATCCTGTTCTTCCTGCTGACCTTCGGGTCGGTCACTGTCGAGCAGATCCAGATCGGCGGCGGCGGCAATATCCACAAGAATGCGCCGGTCGCGATCGCGATGACGCACCTGATCCTGTCGATCTTCTTCATGTTCGTGACGACGGCATTCGTCGCCAACGTGATCGTGCGCGACGACGAAAGCGGCTTCGGGCCGATGGTGCGCTCCACCCGCGTCAGCCGGTTCGACTATCTGTTCGCGCGATTCCTCGGCGCCTTCCTCGCCGCCGCGATCGCGTTCGCGACCGTACCGCTGGCGATGTGGCTGGGTTCGCTGATGCCGTGGATCGATGGCGAGACGCTCGGCGCCAATCGCTGGCACGATTATCTCTACGCCTATTTCGTGCTCGCTCTGCCCAATCTGTTCCTGACCGCGGCGATCTTCTTCGCGGTCGCGACGATGACCCGCTCGATGATGTATTCCTATCTCGCGGTCGTCGTCTTCCTGGTGCTCTACGTCGTGCTCAACACGGTGATCCGCGCCAAGCCCGAATTGCGCGACCTGTCGGGCTATATCGAGCCGTTCGGCATCGGCGTGTTCTCCAACGTCACGCGCTATTGGACGGCGAGCGAATCAAACGCGTCGACCCCGGCCATCAGCGGGGCGTTGCTGCTCAATCGCGCGATCTGGTTCGCGGTCGGCCTCGCCGCGCTGGCGCTGGCCTATTCGCGCTTCCGCTTCTCCGAGCGCGGAGCGTCCAAGCGCGCGATCCGCCGCCAGGCGCGGCGCGAAACCAAGCTGGCCGCGACGCAGCCGCTGCTGGTGACGCAGCTGCCCGCCGCCCGGCCGTCGGCGGCGGCGTGGAGCCAATTATGGGCGCGCTGCCGGTTCGAAATGCGGCTGGTGTTCCGCAGCCCCGCTTTCTTCGTGCTGCTGCTGGTCGGGCTGTTCAACGCGGTCGGCGCGATGCTGTACGCCAACGAGATTTACGGCACGCCCGCGCGACCGCTGGCCTTCGCGCTGATCGGCGATCTTGCCGGATCGTTCAGCATCATCCCGATCATCATCGCCATCTATTATGCGGGCGAGCTCGTCTGGCGCGATCGCGAGCGCAAGATGCACGAAATCATCGACGCGACCGCCTTACCCAACTGGGCCTATATGGTGCCCAAGACGCTCGCGGTGACCGGCGTATTGTTCGCCACCCTGCTGATTTCGGTCGTCGCGGCGATCATCGTCCAGGTTGGGCGCGGCCAGACCGACATCGCGCTCGGCCAATATATCGGCTGGTATCTGCTGCCGCAGACGGTCGACATGGCGATCCTCGCGATTCTCGCGGTCTTCATCCAGGCGCTCAGCCCCAACAAATATGTCGGCTGGGGCATCATGGTCGTCTATCTGGTCGGCACCATCACGCTCCAGAATATCGGCCTCGGCTACCCGCTGTACAATTATGACAGCACCGGCAGCGCGCAGCTTTCCGACATGAATGGCGACCAGATCGGCGGTGCGCTCGGCTGGTGGCTGCGGCTTTACTGGGGCGCGTTCGCGGTGATGCTGGCGGTGCTGGCGCATCTGCTGTGGCGCCGCGGGACCGAAACGCGGTTGCGGCCGCGCCTCGCGCAATTGCCGCGGCGGCTGGTCAGCCCGTCGGGCGCGATCCTGGCGGCTGCGCTGGTCGTGACGGTGGCGACCGGCGCCTTCCTCTATCACAATATGAACGTGCTCAACGTCTACCGCACGCGCGAGGACAGCGACAAACGGCTCGCGCATTATGAGAAGAAATATCTAAAATATGAAAAGCTGCTCCAGCCGTCGCTGACCGACATCAGCATGAAGGTCGCGCTTTACCCGGCCGAGCGGCGCGCGGAGACGCAAGGTACCTACCGCTTCGTCAACGATACCGGCGCGCCGCTCAAGGTGCTGCACGTCCGGCTGCCGAGCGAACAGACGCGGATCGTGGCGATCGACATCCCCGGCGCCAGGCTGGCGATGAACGATGCCGACTTCAAATATCGCATCTACCGTTTCGACACGCCGCTTGCGCCCGGTGCGACCGGGACCGTGTCTTTCCGCACCGAGCGGTGGCAGCGCGGGATTCCGGCCAGCAACGACGACACCAGGCTGGTCGCCAACGGCACCTTCCTCGACAATTCCGAGATCGCGCCGCAGATCGGCATGACGCGCGACGGACTGCTGAGCGATCGCGTCAAGCGGCGCAAATATGGGCTGCCGGGTGAACTGCGCAAAGCCAAGCTGGAGGATGTGTCGGCGCAGCGCCGCAATTATGTTGGCGATGCCGATTGGGTGCGTTCGGACATCATTGTCTCGACCGATGCCGGCCAGGTGCCGATCGCGCCGGGCCGCAAGGTCAGCGACATCACCCGGGGTGCGCGCCGCACCGCCCATTTCGTCTCGGGCGCGCCGATCCTGGCTTTCTTCTCGGTCCAGTCCGCAGCCTATGCCGAGAAGTCGGAAATGGCCGACGGCGTCAAGCTGACCGTCTATTACGATCCGAAACACAGCTTCAATGTCGATCGGATGCTGGCGGCGATGAAGGTGTCGCTGGCTTATTACCGCGCCCATTTCGGGCCCTATCAATTCGATTATGCGCGCATCATCGAATTCCCCGGCTATGCCAGCTTCGCGCAGGCCTTCGCCGGCACCATCCCTTATTCCGAAAAGATCGGCTTCATTGCCGACACGCACGATCCCGAGAAGATCGACTATGTGACCTATGTCACCGCGCACGAACTGGGCCACCAATATTGGGCGCACCAGATCATCAGCGCCGACATGCAGGGCGGCACGATCCTGGTGGAGACCATGGCGCAATATTCGGCGCTGATGGTGATGAAGCACCTCTATGGCGAGGACAAGATCCGCCGCTTCCTCAAATATGAGCTCGACAATTATCTGCGCTCGCGCGGATCCGAACGGATCGAGGAACTGCCGCTCGATCGCGTCGAGGATCAGGGCTACATCCATTATCGCAAGGGCGCGGTCGTGATGTATTTGCTGCAGGACCGCTTGGGCGAGGACCGCGTCAACCACATGCTGGCGCAATTGCTCGACAAATATCGCTTCAAGAGCCAGCCTTATCCGCGCTCGCTCGATCTGGTGAACGGCTTCCTGTCGCTCGCGCGCACAGCGGGGGAGCGCCAGCTGGTGCTCGACCTGCTCGATCGCATCACCGTCTACGATCTCAAGGCCAAGACCGCGACCGTGCGCAAGCTGGCCGACGGCAATTTCGAAACCGCGATCTCCATCGATGCCGCCAAATATTATGCCAATGGCACCGGCGTCGAGAAACAGGCGCCGCTCGCCGATCAGATCGACATCGGCCTGTTCGACCGGCGTCCCGGGCTCGGCGCCTTCGCGGCGAAGGATGTCATCTCGATGGAGCGGGAACCCGTCAGATCGGGCCAGCAGCTGATCCGGGTGATCTCGAAGCGCAAGCCGGCGTTCGCGGGCGTCGATCCCTATAATAAATATATTGACCGCAACAGCGACGACAATGTGGTGGCGGTCGCCGGTTGA